The following are encoded together in the Serratia sp. UGAL515B_01 genome:
- the pdeR gene encoding cyclic di-GMP phosphodiesterase codes for MSADQGPTLLNTHFGTCSPYWHLAFDSNALELTAVKDKTHVAVALSDMQAAKIRRLSGITASLDITIQLGGQPIHLHLVGRRVNKFKWAGTASAYTDTQAVARDLVHGLSFAEQVVSEANSVIVIVDQHGRIQRFNRLSEEYTGLQEQDVIGKNVFQMFMSPEEAAASRRNIAGFFRNGSSYEVERWIKTVKGERLFLFRNKFVHSGSGKKEVYLICSGTDITEERRAQERLRVLANTDIITGLPNRNAIQDVINQAISERGESSVGLVYLDLDNFKKVNDAYGHMFGDRLLVEVAHAILGCINQGNMLARLGGDEFLVLVSHADRIQLQDLAQRIIERLKSPFRIGLIEVYTGCSIGIALCPEHGNDLDSLIRCADTAMYVAKEQGKRTYIVFSSEMNRRVAEYMWLDTNLRKGLEQHQLVVYYQPKIRSRDGAVSNVEALVRWDSPERGLIPPSLFISYAEESGLIIPLGRWVLRTAAKQAAKWQRQGLNIRVAVNLSARQLIDDSVVDDLAEALEENQLFPCMLDFELTESSLIEDEKRAREVITRLRTFGAQVHLDDFGTGYSSLAQLARIPLDAIKLDQSFVRGVNMAPVSQSLIRAIVAVAEALQFKVIAEGVETESENQFLDCVGVDEKQGFLFAQPMLPEQLEHWLQSYSPLSPLE; via the coding sequence ATGTCCGCAGACCAAGGCCCTACGCTACTTAACACCCATTTTGGCACCTGCAGCCCATATTGGCATCTGGCGTTTGATAGTAACGCTCTGGAGTTAACAGCAGTCAAAGATAAAACCCACGTTGCAGTAGCACTTAGCGACATGCAGGCAGCAAAAATCCGCCGTTTGAGTGGGATCACTGCCAGTTTGGATATCACGATTCAACTAGGTGGGCAACCCATCCATCTACATCTGGTGGGCAGGCGGGTTAACAAGTTTAAATGGGCAGGAACCGCTTCTGCCTATACCGATACTCAAGCAGTAGCCCGCGATCTGGTTCACGGTCTGTCATTTGCCGAGCAGGTCGTTTCAGAGGCCAATTCCGTCATTGTCATTGTTGACCAGCATGGCCGCATCCAGCGTTTTAACCGTCTAAGCGAAGAGTACACGGGTTTGCAGGAACAGGATGTGATCGGCAAAAACGTCTTCCAGATGTTTATGAGCCCGGAAGAAGCCGCCGCCTCCCGCCGTAATATTGCCGGTTTTTTTCGTAACGGTTCCTCCTACGAGGTGGAACGTTGGATAAAAACGGTGAAAGGTGAGCGATTATTCCTGTTTCGCAATAAATTCGTTCATAGTGGTAGTGGGAAAAAAGAGGTATACCTCATCTGTTCAGGAACGGATATTACCGAGGAGCGCCGCGCGCAGGAACGCCTGCGTGTGCTGGCTAATACCGATATCATTACCGGCCTGCCAAACCGTAATGCCATTCAGGATGTTATCAATCAGGCAATCAGCGAACGAGGCGAAAGCAGCGTCGGCTTGGTTTATCTTGACCTCGATAACTTCAAAAAAGTGAACGACGCCTACGGCCATATGTTTGGAGACCGCTTACTGGTTGAAGTTGCCCATGCCATTCTCGGTTGTATTAACCAGGGAAATATGCTCGCCCGCCTTGGGGGAGACGAGTTTTTGGTATTAGTATCTCACGCTGACCGTATCCAACTACAAGATTTGGCTCAACGTATTATTGAACGTCTGAAAAGCCCATTTCGCATTGGCCTGATCGAGGTCTATACCGGTTGTTCTATCGGCATTGCGCTATGCCCAGAACATGGTAACGATCTTGACAGTCTGATCCGCTGTGCAGATACCGCTATGTACGTCGCCAAGGAACAGGGTAAACGCACCTATATCGTGTTTTCATCAGAAATGAACCGTCGCGTTGCCGAATACATGTGGTTGGATACCAACCTGCGAAAAGGACTCGAACAGCATCAACTGGTAGTGTATTACCAGCCTAAGATCAGGTCACGCGATGGGGCAGTAAGTAACGTGGAGGCTTTGGTTCGCTGGGACTCACCAGAACGGGGGCTGATTCCTCCCTCGCTGTTTATCTCTTATGCCGAAGAATCCGGGCTTATCATCCCGCTTGGTCGCTGGGTACTGCGAACCGCAGCCAAGCAGGCAGCCAAGTGGCAGCGACAAGGTTTGAATATCCGCGTAGCGGTCAACCTTTCGGCCCGGCAGTTGATCGATGATAGTGTCGTCGATGATCTTGCCGAGGCGCTTGAAGAAAACCAACTTTTCCCCTGTATGTTGGATTTTGAACTGACCGAAAGTAGCCTGATAGAGGATGAGAAACGGGCACGGGAAGTGATTACCCGGTTAAGAACATTCGGCGCACAGGTGCACCTTGATGACTTTGGTACGGGTTATTCTTCTTTGGCGCAGTTGGCGCGTATACCCCTTGACGCCATCAAACTGGATCAAAGCTTTGTACGTGGGGTAAATATGGCCCCAGTGTCGCAATCATTGATCCGCGCCATCGTAGCCGTTGCTGAAGCACTGCAGTTTAAGGTGATTGCTGAAGGTGTAGAAACGGAAAGTGAAAACCAGTTTCTAGATTGCGTAGGCGTTGACGAGAAGCAAGGTTTCCTGTTTGCACAGCCAATGTTACCGGAACAGTTGGAACATTGGCTGCAATCATATAGCCCGCTTTCACCGCTAGAGTGA
- a CDS encoding crotonase/enoyl-CoA hydratase family protein has translation MKLFNHPTCRPFTEAGNLSQLSAYYEEDRHIMWMMLRAEPRPCFNQALIEDIMTLAQAAKESTLQFDFWVTGSLVQNMFNVGGDLSFFAEAIKNRKREAMMAYARACIDCVHAAARGFDIGAISIAMVEGSALGGGFEAALAHHFVLAQNNARMGFPEIAFNLFPGMGGYSLVARRAGMRLAEELIWSGESHSAEWFESRGLVDHLFNPGDAYVATRTFIDTIRPKLNGMRAILRARQRVLQLTRSELMDITEDWVHSAFTIEEKDRLYIERLVRLQDKHALNLRRAV, from the coding sequence ATGAAACTATTCAATCATCCAACCTGTCGCCCATTCACCGAAGCGGGCAACTTGTCACAGCTTTCCGCTTATTATGAGGAGGATCGTCACATAATGTGGATGATGTTACGTGCTGAACCTCGTCCTTGTTTCAATCAGGCATTGATTGAAGACATTATGACGCTGGCGCAGGCAGCGAAAGAGTCTACATTGCAGTTCGATTTTTGGGTTACCGGTTCTTTGGTGCAAAATATGTTCAATGTCGGGGGTGATTTGAGCTTTTTTGCGGAAGCGATCAAAAACCGTAAACGAGAAGCGATGATGGCTTATGCCCGTGCCTGCATTGACTGTGTACATGCGGCTGCCCGTGGTTTTGATATCGGTGCAATCAGCATTGCCATGGTGGAAGGTAGTGCATTGGGCGGTGGTTTTGAGGCTGCTCTGGCGCACCATTTTGTCTTGGCACAGAACAACGCACGTATGGGGTTTCCCGAAATTGCTTTCAACTTGTTCCCAGGCATGGGGGGATACTCGCTGGTGGCTCGTAGAGCTGGGATGCGTCTGGCAGAAGAACTGATTTGGAGTGGCGAATCCCACTCCGCTGAATGGTTTGAAAGCCGTGGGTTGGTTGATCACTTGTTCAACCCAGGAGATGCCTATGTAGCTACACGCACTTTCATTGATACCATCAGGCCGAAATTAAACGGTATGCGGGCCATCTTGCGTGCACGTCAGCGGGTATTGCAATTGACACGTTCTGAACTGATGGACATTACTGAAGACTGGGTTCATTCGGCCTTTACCATTGAGGAGAAAGATCGCCTGTATATTGAACGGCTAGTGAGACTGCAGGATAAGCATGCGCTTAACCTGCGTCGCGCAGTCTAA
- a CDS encoding group II intron maturase-specific domain-containing protein — MQQSQVNFISYADNFVVTGASRELLENTIKPLIVSFLNERGLELSPEKTITTSISQGFDFLGFNIRKYRNKLLIKPSKANVLTFIRNTRALIKSHPTMATSELIRLLNPKLRGWGNYYRHSVANQTFGYVDCQIFKTLQRWAKRRHPNKGARWVTRKYFLPEYARHWCFQGRSHFDGVTTSEYLTQLVTIPIKRHTKIRGEATPYDPAFASYWRSRKENRDKSRNSWHISPETAL, encoded by the coding sequence ATGCAACAGAGCCAGGTCAACTTCATCTCCTACGCCGACAATTTCGTTGTCACAGGTGCCTCAAGGGAGTTGCTGGAGAATACGATAAAACCGTTAATTGTGTCGTTCCTGAATGAGCGCGGACTGGAACTCTCTCCCGAGAAGACCATCACGACGTCCATTAGTCAGGGATTTGATTTTCTGGGGTTCAATATTCGTAAATACAGAAATAAGCTGCTGATTAAACCCAGTAAAGCCAACGTATTAACGTTTATCAGGAACACCAGGGCACTAATCAAATCCCATCCCACAATGGCGACAAGTGAATTAATCAGGCTACTCAATCCCAAATTACGGGGCTGGGGAAACTATTACAGACACAGCGTCGCCAATCAAACCTTTGGATATGTTGACTGCCAGATATTCAAAACATTACAGCGCTGGGCAAAGCGAAGGCATCCGAATAAAGGCGCAAGATGGGTAACCAGAAAGTACTTTTTACCGGAATATGCGCGGCACTGGTGTTTTCAGGGAAGATCGCATTTTGATGGTGTGACGACCTCAGAATATCTGACTCAACTGGTCACTATCCCGATAAAACGGCATACCAAAATCCGTGGTGAGGCGACACCTTATGATCCGGCGTTCGCCAGTTACTGGCGTTCACGCAAGGAAAATCGGGATAAAAGTCGAAACAGCTGGCATATATCGCCGGAAACCGCGTTATGA
- the yhjD gene encoding inner membrane protein YhjD, giving the protein MQTEQDKDTQQTQHQTKEPTLMPLKTGHAKLDNGLSVFSRWVKHVKAWPSIAHWLRATERFNDRLGSQFGAAITYFSFLSLIPILMVSFATVGFVLASNPDLLAELINKIVNSISDPSLAATLKNTVNTAVQQRTTVGLTGLALALYSGISWMGNLREAIRAQSRDVWERHPQDREKIYFRYTRDFISLIGLVVALIITLSLTSIAGSAQATIVHALGLDGIEWLRPAMTLIALSISIFANYLLFLWIFWMLPRHKPKKKALLRGTLLAAIGFEAIKFVMTMTLPQLARSPSGAAFGSVIGLMAFFYFFARLTLFCAAWIATAQYNQDKKSCR; this is encoded by the coding sequence ATGCAGACAGAACAAGATAAAGACACTCAACAAACTCAGCACCAGACTAAAGAGCCTACGCTGATGCCCCTTAAAACGGGCCATGCAAAACTGGATAACGGCCTATCTGTATTTTCTCGCTGGGTAAAACATGTGAAAGCATGGCCTAGTATCGCGCATTGGCTAAGAGCGACAGAACGCTTTAACGATCGCCTGGGTAGCCAGTTTGGTGCAGCCATAACCTATTTCTCTTTCCTTTCGCTGATCCCGATTCTGATGGTCTCGTTTGCCACGGTCGGTTTTGTGCTGGCTTCCAATCCAGACTTACTGGCTGAACTGATCAATAAAATTGTCAATAGCATCAGCGACCCCTCCCTAGCAGCTACGCTAAAAAACACCGTGAATACGGCTGTTCAGCAGCGTACAACCGTTGGCCTTACCGGTTTAGCGTTAGCGTTGTATTCAGGTATCAGTTGGATGGGAAACCTACGGGAAGCTATCAGAGCCCAATCGCGTGATGTTTGGGAACGTCATCCGCAAGATCGAGAGAAAATCTACTTCAGATACACCCGCGACTTTATTTCCTTGATCGGCTTAGTAGTTGCACTGATCATCACGCTATCGCTAACGTCTATTGCCGGTTCAGCCCAAGCCACTATTGTTCACGCATTAGGGCTGGATGGCATCGAATGGCTTCGTCCTGCGATGACCTTGATCGCGCTGTCTATTTCTATCTTCGCCAACTACCTGCTGTTTTTGTGGATTTTCTGGATGCTACCGCGCCATAAACCAAAGAAAAAAGCACTGCTGCGGGGTACATTACTCGCCGCTATCGGTTTTGAAGCGATTAAGTTTGTGATGACCATGACACTGCCACAACTCGCAAGATCGCCTTCAGGTGCCGCCTTTGGTTCTGTGATTGGTTTGATGGCGTTCTTCTACTTCTTTGCTCGACTGACATTGTTTTGCGCCGCATGGATTGCGACAGCACAATACAATCAGGATAAAAAAAGTTGTAGGTGA
- a CDS encoding IS3 family transposase (programmed frameshift) has product MTQPKQTKRRFSPEFKLEAIEQVVKYQRSTIEVARALELDPSQLRKWIRQHKEEVSGVTPDNPALTPEQREIQSLRAQIKRLEMEKEIPKAGSRVDERAPHQIFALITRLKTKWSVVELCRLLKVTRSVYYASLNSRVDVKRLQLRAQVRKLHQQSRGAAGSRTLSLLMRQSGYNVGRWLARRLMQECGLASRQPGKPRYRGERETSLASPDLLKRQFKPSEPNRVWSGDISYIKVNGGWCYLALVIDLYSRRIVGSAISSSPDAELVCRALRNALETRPKEKRLLFHSDQGGQYRSKKYRQLLWRNGVMQSMSRRGNCLDNSPMERVFRSLKSEWLPVGGYMDIHHAVRDIGEWIQSYYNTVRPHRHNGGLPPCEYEEQWKKATKVS; this is encoded by the exons ATGACTCAACCTAAACAGACCAAACGCCGTTTTTCTCCTGAATTCAAACTGGAAGCTATTGAGCAGGTCGTTAAGTATCAGCGGTCAACCATCGAGGTTGCACGCGCTCTGGAGTTGGACCCCAGCCAATTGCGTAAATGGATACGCCAGCACAAAGAAGAAGTCAGCGGGGTGACGCCGGACAATCCTGCACTGACACCAGAGCAACGTGAAATCCAGTCGCTCAGAGCGCAGATTAAACGGCTAGAAATGGAAAAAGAAATAC CTAAAGCAGGCAGCCGTGTTGATGAGCGAGCTCCCCATCAAATCTTTGCGTTAATCACACGGCTGAAAACAAAATGGTCGGTGGTCGAATTGTGCCGCCTGCTCAAAGTAACGCGCAGTGTTTACTATGCCTCGCTGAATTCGCGGGTTGATGTAAAACGTCTGCAACTGCGTGCTCAGGTGCGGAAATTGCATCAACAGAGCCGGGGAGCAGCCGGCAGCAGAACACTGAGTCTGCTGATGCGTCAGTCGGGTTATAACGTGGGGCGCTGGCTGGCCCGCAGGCTGATGCAGGAATGTGGTCTGGCGAGTCGCCAACCCGGCAAGCCTCGTTACCGAGGTGAACGGGAGACGTCACTGGCATCGCCAGACTTACTGAAAAGGCAGTTTAAGCCGTCGGAGCCCAATCGTGTGTGGAGTGGAGATATCAGCTATATCAAAGTCAATGGTGGCTGGTGCTACCTGGCACTGGTGATTGACCTTTACTCCCGTCGGATAGTGGGCAGTGCCATATCGTCATCCCCGGATGCCGAGCTGGTGTGTCGAGCCCTGCGTAATGCACTGGAGACGCGACCAAAGGAAAAGAGGCTGCTGTTTCATTCGGATCAGGGAGGGCAGTACAGGAGTAAGAAATACAGGCAGTTACTGTGGAGGAACGGAGTGATGCAGAGTATGAGCCGCAGGGGTAACTGCCTGGATAACTCACCAATGGAAAGAGTGTTCCGAAGCCTGAAAAGTGAATGGCTGCCTGTCGGGGGTTATATGGATATCCATCATGCGGTACGAGATATCGGTGAATGGATACAAAGTTATTACAACACGGTACGCCCCCATCGGCACAATGGTGGATTACCGCCCTGTGAATACGAAGAGCAGTGGAAAAAGGCTACGAAGGTGTCCTGA
- a CDS encoding DUF4225 domain-containing protein, whose amino-acid sequence MDESLLSIMRTGRRNQGWAEAMINLEARKLISTANKLSSLHLQDAMTRMNFVEEIKQVIERQFLTARSAKTDEECIACVTALRAENESLEEQSNMLRMKTAQLYAKVEFIRENNIIVGYVISAVKVVVSGMAIVGGGMMIATGTPIGVLAGAILIADGVNQISKEIINLTKMDNSKSEGIIADQTMEIAKFIGFRPESGLAVYNSVSLAASIYSIAGLMRKPEAWRLFRYIKSDFHRKVTTMSKPKLTMKIVGFGISAKVIFDLTSTDSGNS is encoded by the coding sequence ATGGATGAGTCACTACTTAGCATTATGCGCACTGGTCGCAGGAATCAGGGTTGGGCAGAGGCAATGATTAACCTTGAAGCAAGAAAACTTATAAGTACAGCCAATAAGCTTTCCTCATTGCATCTTCAGGATGCGATGACAAGAATGAATTTCGTTGAGGAAATCAAACAGGTTATTGAAAGGCAGTTCTTAACTGCACGCAGCGCAAAAACCGACGAGGAGTGCATAGCGTGTGTAACAGCACTTAGGGCTGAGAATGAAAGCCTTGAAGAGCAGAGTAATATGTTGCGAATGAAAACAGCCCAACTCTATGCCAAAGTTGAGTTTATCCGCGAAAATAATATAATTGTTGGCTATGTTATCAGCGCAGTTAAAGTAGTTGTCTCAGGTATGGCTATTGTCGGTGGCGGCATGATGATTGCTACAGGAACACCAATAGGAGTGCTTGCTGGAGCAATTCTTATTGCCGATGGAGTTAATCAGATATCAAAAGAGATTATCAATTTAACGAAAATGGATAATTCAAAATCTGAAGGAATCATTGCAGATCAAACTATGGAAATAGCGAAATTCATCGGATTTAGACCAGAGTCAGGACTTGCTGTATATAATTCAGTTTCATTAGCAGCCAGCATTTATAGTATTGCTGGACTAATGAGAAAACCCGAAGCATGGCGACTTTTTCGTTACATCAAGAGTGATTTCCACAGAAAAGTAACCACCATGAGCAAACCAAAACTGACGATGAAAATAGTTGGCTTTGGCATTTCTGCCAAAGTAATATTTGACCTAACCAGCACAGACAGTGGCAACAGTTAA
- a CDS encoding IS6 family transposase translates to MSLIRKAFKRLHYPVDVIAQCVRWYLAYALSLRNLEEMMAERDIVVDHSTLYRWVIRLTSLLDKAFRRHKRSVGPRWRMDETYIKIKGQWKYLYRAVDTQGQTIDFLLTAKRDAAAALRFFRKAIRHHGEPEVVTLDKSGANTAALATLNADKAEEESITVRQSKYLNNLIEQDHRNIKRRIRSMLGFNSSRRAQTILTGIECVQMIRKGQFQHLDGEGLSPAEQFYLLAA, encoded by the coding sequence ATGTCTCTGATAAGAAAAGCCTTCAAACGTCTGCACTATCCCGTGGATGTCATCGCCCAGTGTGTTCGCTGGTACTTGGCCTATGCCCTGAGTCTGCGCAACCTGGAAGAAATGATGGCAGAACGCGATATTGTCGTTGACCATTCTACCCTGTATCGCTGGGTTATCCGGTTAACCTCACTGCTTGATAAGGCCTTCCGCAGGCACAAGCGCAGTGTTGGACCTCGGTGGCGAATGGATGAAACCTACATCAAAATCAAAGGTCAGTGGAAATATCTGTACAGGGCTGTAGATACTCAAGGTCAGACCATCGACTTTCTGCTGACGGCCAAGCGGGATGCGGCGGCAGCCTTGCGTTTCTTCCGTAAGGCCATTCGTCATCATGGCGAACCGGAAGTGGTGACCCTCGATAAAAGCGGAGCTAATACAGCGGCACTGGCTACGCTCAATGCTGACAAGGCGGAAGAAGAGAGTATCACGGTAAGACAGAGTAAATACCTGAATAATCTGATAGAGCAAGACCACCGAAACATCAAACGCCGGATACGGTCGATGCTGGGATTCAACTCATCTCGTCGAGCACAGACGATATTGACCGGCATTGAATGTGTGCAGATGATACGTAAAGGTCAGTTTCAGCATCTCGACGGCGAGGGTTTATCCCCGGCGGAACAATTCTATCTGTTGGCCGCCTAA